Genomic segment of Coffea arabica cultivar ET-39 chromosome 1e, Coffea Arabica ET-39 HiFi, whole genome shotgun sequence:
TTTTCCCAGTGATAAATGAAGTCTGACAAAACTAAGCACTTGTCAATCAAAAAAGATAAATTTACCCCTCATTTCTATCAACAGCACCACTGTTTCCTCCATCATCTTCACGCCTTCTTTCAACCAAGGTGCCAGCCTTCTTGTCACCACAGCCACCACTCAGCAATCTGCTGAAAAGTTGCAAAATCCCCAACCATCAGCCTACGCGCTTCCCCTGTTCTCCTTTTACTGCTATCATCCCAACAAATGGAAAGAAAGCACTCCATGTGCCCGATTCAAACTTTTTTTAAGAAGCAAGTTAGAGGATTTTGAGAGATCATTAATTGGTTTGCATTATCAGTGGTAATCCAAGAAACTATAACAACAGCAATGAGGATGGAAGAGGACAGGAGGGAGGGATAAAGTACAGAGCAGGTGAGTTCCAGAATAGTTCTGTTCtcatctttcttccttttttttttttaaagaaaagttTCTTTATATGCAACATCATGGCAAAGCTGGCAGCCACACATGTATCAGCACTTTTCAGCAAAGCATCAAGAACTTTTCACTATCGTCACCATGTATAGCAATTGAGCATTCAACACCACCCAGAAAAATGCTTTATCACTAAAATATGTAGTTGCAAAAGGACTATGCTCCCCCCCACCAGCATAATTAACTGCATTACCATTTTTAGGACACAAGAAAAGCAATAACAGTCCAGAAAATTGCCACAAATCATGATTGATCACATTCTCAGTATTACTTAACATAACAGTAACCAAAGATGTAAAATGTGTATATCTCAGAAAAAgcatcaaaatcaatcgcaagtTATACCTTATTCTCCCCTGGATCTCAAATTTGGACCGCAACACTTGCAAgatgaaacaagcaaaacaatTGCAAGATCTCCACCGAAGGTACAGTTCAGTCAAATTCCAGTCTCCTGCCGCAAAAATATCAAGCGCAAACCTTGATCATTGAGAAACATAAGGTTGATATCTCATTTCCTCTtataacaataaaaacaagggaaaaaaaagttgATCCTCtggtaaaattaaaatataatatgaCTTAACAGTATTAATTACAAACAAAATATCACGAGTACATACTGAAATGCTGGTTGTTCACCTGGAAGTAAAAAGTACTGAGATATTGTCTTGCCTCTATCATTTACTTTACTTGAACtccatttatgaattttaatcTTCCCCGTTGATCAGCCATGTTACCCAAAAATGGCTGCATCAACACCTCGATAAAATCCAACTCAAACAATTGAGTGCATGCCATAATCGTAAAGACTCAAACCGACAAAGAAATTAAAACTTATCATCAGGCACAAAACCCCTTTGCAACATTTCATCATGGAACCAAGCAGCCTCCTTGAAGTTGTCCAATGATACATGCCCATTAATTAACGAAGTATACGTGGCTCTATCAGGATTTATGCCTCTTCCAGTCATTTTCCTATATAACATGTTGGCTTCTTGCATTCTACCTAGTTTACAAAATCCATCAAGCATGACATTGTATGTGATAACATTAGGCGATAGTCCTTGATTTTCCATCTCACTAAGCAAGTCAAAAGCTTTGTCCATATTCTCCTCTTTTATATATCCATTTATAAGAGTGTTATACGTAAAGCAATCAGGAAAAACTCCTTGAGATCTCATCTTACCAAGAAATTGACATGCCTTTTCAGTTTCACCATGCCTACAATAGCCTTTGATAAGAGAGTTGCAAGTCACAAGAGAAGGCTGGATACATGTATCAACCATCTTATCCCATAACCTAAGAGCATCAGATATAAAGCCTCTACTGCAAAACCCATTTATAAGAATACTGTACGTAATTAAATTAGGCAGTATGTTTTTTGTGATCATTTCATCTCTTAATAAGATTGCTTCCTCTATTTCACCTGCCTTGCAGAATCCATCAATCAAGGTGTTGTATGTCACAATATCCGGCTTGAGATTTCTCTGAAGCATGGATCTGAACAATGTCAATGCTTTATTCATATTACCATCTTTACAATATCCATTTATGAGTGTCGTGTAAGTATAATAATCAGGAAACACTCCCCTTTCAAACATCTCATTTAGAAGTTGATCAGCCTCAGACAGCATCTTCTTATTGCATAGTGCGTTCAAAATAGTATTATAAGTTACCACATCCATAAGGCAACCCTTCTCCAGCATTTCATCTCGGATCCTCATAGCTTCCAACATTGAGCCATTTTTACAAAACCCACCAATAAGAATGGTGTAAATCACCTTGTCTGGTATGAGGCCATTGGACTTCATATCCTTATAATACCCTAATGCACGATCAAGTAGCCCGACCCTTGAAAACAAAGCAATCAATGAACTATAACTAACCAAATCTGGAATAACACCCCGATGCAACATTTCACTGAAAACTGATTCAGCTTCTGACAAATTACCACTTCTACAACACTCAGCCAGCAAAGGGTTATAAGTAGCTGTATCTGGACTCAGCCCAATCTTCACCATCTCATCTAAAACTTGAGTTGCTTTTCCATATTTTCCATTCTTACACAAACCATTAACAATACAGTTATACGTCAAAAGACACGGCTTGAAGCCCTTGGCCGACATTAGATTCATCAACCCAAACGCTTCTTCGAATTTCCCTTCATGAGAATAAGCATTGATCAAAGTATTATACGTTACACTATCCGAAAAAATCCCTTTCTCTTCCATTTCAGATAGAAATCCCTTCACTGCATCAATCTTTCCTTGTTTACACATCACATTAACCATTATATTCAACGTATAAACATTTACCTGAATCCCACTTCTAACAATTTCATGATAAACCTCCCATGCCCAATCAATCCACTCAATCTTCACAAGCCCTCCTAGGAGACTATTACAAGCATTAATACTCACACAAAATCCCCTACTTTTCAACACATGAAACGCCTCAACAGCTTCTCTTAACTTCCTAGCTTGCACATAAGTTCTaattaacaaatcaaaaacaCGTAAATCTGACCCAAAATCCTCATAACTTGAGACCAGAGAATCCACAATTTCAATGCGCGAAACACCACTTTTCCTAATCATCCTAAGAACCAATGCCTGAGCATCTGAAGCCCTTCTACTCCTAACAAGAACATGAATAGCAGAACTCAACGAAGTCGAAGAATGCTTGAAATTCGGGCAATTTAAGGATACCAAATCAATAAATCTCTGACCTACTTGCAAATTTTCTCGACATTTATGAAGAACTTCAGTAAAAATTAAGGGGTTTAATTCATGAAACAGAGAAGGGTTGAAACTAGAGGGTTTTTTACCTTGTTGCTTTAAACCCCATAAAATCTTTTCACTTAAGAAGGTATCTGATGATGTCGGGTGTGCAGAAGTTGAAGCAAAAGCAGAAGCTGCAGCAGAAGATGCCCTGAGAATTGGTTTCTTGAGAAGTAACCGTTGAGTTGCCATTGGAAACTTGCAAACAGGAGATTTTGTGCAGAAATTATTGAGAAATTTTGAAATGGCTCAGACTTTAAAGAAGGCGCATGTTCTTGTTCTTATTGGCTCGGCTTCCCCGGTGTGACCAGATGAGTGTAGACCGTGGAAGCCAATTACCGGCTCAGTCTGAATTGAGGTCCTGAAACTTGAGGCATCTTTAGATTGCAAATTTTCTCGTTTAAAAAATTGGcgatccaaacaaggccttataagtttcaaaaaaaaaaaaatgaaattcacaTTTTAGTGGGCAAATGACCAAAATAATCCTTCAACATTTTTTGACGAAAATGGTCATTTGATTTGGAAAAATATCGCTCCTTAAATTTTGCTGTTGAGCCAATTTCGTTCTTCCacttcaattttggaaaaatatcGTCATTTATCTTTAGGCCAATTTGGTTATTCAACTTTTAGTGTTGACTAGCTTAAGGACGGGTAAAATCAAGAATTTATATATTTGATtacggaaaagaaaagaatagcccaaaaaacttttaaaaaaaatatagattGAGGAAAGGGAATTgcttacaataaaaaaaaaaattgcccaaTTGAATTGTTTTGGATAAAATTGAGTTAACTACTGCGAATTCTCAAAACACGGATTGTCCTCCTCTATTATAAAATAGTGTAGGATTACTGTCAAAGTATTCTCGTTTGATAAATAAAGTTGGAGtgggattttttttattataagcattttcttctttccctCATCTATATAATTACcagtattttgactttttaagGCCAATTTCAAAACTTGGGTTAGTAGTCAAAAATATGaactgatgatgatgattttgcCCCTCCTTGAACCAGTTAGTACAAATCAAAGGGCCAAATTGGCACAATAATAAAGTTAAAGAATAATATTGTCCCCAACTAAGGTGGAGGGACCAAATTCGGATAAAGGAAAGTTAAGAGACGAATTATACTAAATTAAAGTCCtagcacaaaaaaaaatgatttagtgGAAAAGTTGGAGGACAATTTGGGTACTTTGTCAAATTTTTTGTTCATATACTTTGTTGCACGATGCAGGTTGCATGATGTGAACCATCCAAGTTTGCCTCATACTCTCTTGGCATCGACAGAACATGCGCTTGGAAGGAGGATGAAATCCAAATTTCATCAAGGCATCAGGAAATGAATTTATTGAGAAGTCTCCTCATGAAAATGGAAACTTTCAGGGAAATTATTGGAATGTGCGGATTCCAAACAAGCTTGGAAGAAATCAGAATGTCTTTCCCTTTGGTTGGGAATGTTGATGGTCGTCTCTCTTCCAAAGAATGTACATCTTCAATCGCATTCAAATGCCAGCCTGCATTGAAAAATAACTCCTCCGGTACAATTAGGATAAGCTAGTTGAGATTTGTCTGATTCCACAGTGCCACAAGTTCCACAGCAAGACCAATTCTCATACCAAAAGGAATGCTATTGCTGCCCCGAATTAGAAGCTGGGTATGATCTTCCACCAAACTGTGAACATTTAACGTTCTTCTCCAAGGTCCAGAGTCTTGAGGTTCGTCTCAAATCCTTTATCCCGAAATCACTTTCTGTCCTGTCTGTTCCGTGTTTATAAACAGCTGCCGCATATGTCAATGCATTGATAATTCAATCAAACTAATAACAAACTTTGTGAACAAGTCAAAGATTTGCTTAAAACGCGTGGCAGCTGTATAACTATGGGATAGGAGGTAATTTCAGGACAGAGAATTTGAAGCGCTTGAGGTTTGGGAGCTAATGTAATGGCATGTTCATCATGTTTGGCATATTTAGCCGCTGTGAATTGAGTCCAAAGACTGAAGGAAGTACGGAACTTCCACCATAATTTGCAGCAGAAAACGGTCTAGATATTTTCTAGTCTGGAGAAACCTAACCCGTTTGAGAGTATCTTCTCAAGAAGTGGCAGCAAttactcctcctcctcctttccATTAGAAGATCACAGCCTACATAAGCGAAAGGAAGATGCTTTCTTTGAATGTCTGTAATATGAGTAAGCAAATGGGCTTTAGCAGAACTCCATCTAGATGTAATAACATAAAAACTTTTTCCATTGTTCAGTTGTCTGACTCCATCCTCTCTAATACAAATTTAGATATCCATCAAATGTGATATAGGAATAGGTCTACAATCTCTTGGCAAAGCAAAGGATGAGATATGACCGCTTGACACCAAAGAGCTTAGTCCTTGACTAAGGTATTTGGAAACCAGAATGAATAAAAGAAGGAGATAGGGTCTCCTGGCTTGAGGCCACAACCAGCTTGGAAGAAACTATTTGGTTTCCCATTGACAAGAGCTAAAAACCAAGCTGAAGAGAGATTGGTCAAAACCAATGAGCCAAATCTGAAATCAAAACcaaatttttttgaagtaaaaTCAAAAGGAAACTCCATGAGATACTGTCAAACGGTTTCATCATATCTAACTTGAACAACATGTTATGACcctgagttttttattttaatcaaTAGATGCCGCCAATTCTTGAGCCAAAAGAATATCTTCAGATATTTCCATCCATGAGCAAAAGCTGATTGTTCTTGAGATGTAATCGACGATAAGATAGACGTTAACTAGCAGCTCAAAATCTCTGTAAAGATTTTATTAAGAAAGGTGTAGGGGCTAATTGGTCTAATACCCGCAACGATGCTGCCCTGGCCTTTTTTGGGATTAAAataagggttaattccactgtgtccccccaaactttggacgattacccacttcagtccctaaacttcaaaatgggacacttaagtccctaaacttataaattaccttccacttaagtccctaaacttataaaatgggacacttaaatccctaaacccttataaaatgggatACTTCGACCACcaacactacaacaaaaatgacctttAAAGGGATTTAAAAGTATCAGTATAGATAATCTAAGCTGACACTTTACTTTTCCTCACACCTCGGACAAGTgttgtcccttccaatgtggggatAGGTTCGTACTATTCAAAGGTGTCAGGAAAACTATGCTATTATAGCATCTCATCTGCCAACAAAAATCCATTTTCTTAACAATCGAAAGAATCAGAATATTGTTGAAATTGTTGAGCTATGTTGACACTTTTAACTGCtcggagttttttttttgtttttaaataaagAAGCAACCTGATTGTGCTTCCTGCTATACATTCCATCAATCAAATACCcaaaggacttgtaaaattttCCCAAAGAACAGAATGCATGTAGTAATTTAAAAGCAAAAGCTAATGCTCAAATATCATTTATTGAACTAAAAGTCAGCAACAAGTACTAACATAGCTAATAGAAACTGGGTTACAGAGATTGGCACATAACTGGGTTACAGAGATTGGCACATAACTCTGAGGAATGACATGACCAGCTGCTGCAATTGGTGTACAATCAAGTATTGCATTGCCTTGTGGCATGAGCCTAAAGACGAGAGATATCCTGCAGGGCAAAGTATACTGATCAgttgagaaatttcttcaaccTATGACATTCTTGGGTAACTATCAAATTACACTTAAGCACGAATATCTACCTTCTGCCACTAGAAGTTCTTGGAGGGATATCCAATGCAGAGCGATGTGAAGCTGCAGGCCTCAGACCAGTTGTAGCATGGATGAGAGCCTTGCCTGTGAGAAATAAAAGGTCCCCAGGAACAAAGCCACTATCAGCCAGGTACCAGCGGCCATTGGGTCACAAACCCGGAAATAATAGGAAAGAACTAGTGGATAATTaatcaaggaaaacaaagtgtTGAAGCATTACAATTCCAAAAATGATCTAGTTGAAATGTAGAAAAAATGTATAAGCAGTTAAAAAGGAATCCAGGAAATTAGTACACATTGTTGCAACCTACCTACTgatcataaaaaaaaagtccAAATATAGGTTACAACACCTGAAATCCAGGAGCATATGAGGAAATTAGCGTCAACAGCCCCTTCTCTACTTCACCATTTCCACTTAGCTTTCCACCTCCTGTAGATCCTTTTCCATTTAGTGAGTGTGTACTGGAAAAGGTTGTAACAAGCACTGATGAAGAAGCCTCGTTAGCAGGCAATGGGCTATCGTCAAACAAGTGGTTGAAAACACTACAAGCAGTGATACATTCTAAATACAGATCAGAAAACACTAAAGTTGACCACTAAAAGCAAGCATATATACTCCAAAAACATGACTTCTATTTTAAGTTCAAAATAGAAGTCATCTCTGAGAAATCCCCACAAGCATCTTGATATGATAAAAAGGAATCAATCCAAGAAAACGATCAAGAAATGTAGGCCACTAACTCTCACTCCCCCTCAGCTATTTGCCCTTTCTCACTAACATAGATACCATCAAGGAACTTCCGGATATCTTTGTTCTTCACATGGCATTTTTGTCCACAATAAGAAAAGGTTGTATATTAGCTATTCAGCCAGATGATCTACATTTTAAAGACAAGTGACAAGGAACAAAACTTGTAGATTCAAATGTCATAAATATGGCACAGAGTGACTCTTACTTGGTTTATCAGGGCAGCAGATCGGGAAACAAGCTCAATGTCATTGCCATCCAACACCAATTCACCCTTAACCTTCTCAGACCGGATAACAGTGACTTCTTCAAGCATATACACCTTCCTCACCTGATGCAGAAAACATCACACATTACAAAATGTTCCCTATCAGAAATTTCAAGCAATCTCAACATGCATAATGGGGGCAACCCAATGGAAGCAATTCCATAATAGAAGTTGTCCAAGTTCAAAGTTATAAACTCGTACATCAGATCAAAGCACTTCTTCAAAATCAGATGAAGGGATCATGCAAAATCAGGTCAGAACCTCACCAAAGGCAACCACGGCAAGGAGACAAATTAAAGTTTCAACATTTTGTCTATATACTCTCTCACACGAAAAGATAACTTTTAACTGCTATCCAAACAGCATGATAAACTAGTGCTGATTGTATCACCAATTCAACATCACAGATGCATCAGAAGCTACAATCCCCATGACTCAAGCCTCTCAAATATCCATGTAAGACTCATTATTAATACACCCCTATGCTGCCAAAGCCTACATTTTGTATGAAgcgaaaaaggaaaattttgtatacatCAAAATATAAAATCCTATTGAATCACCAAAGGAATGCAGCTCAACTGATGATACAACAGAATCATGACCTCACTATCAGAGCAAGTCCAATGAAAGATCTAAAGAGCTTACTTCTGCACCCCTAAATGATACATCTTCTCAGCTGCCTCAAACTTTTTCATCTTCTCAAAGTAGAGTGCATAAGCCTGGTAAAACAGTGACTTTTCCATCCCAATGCGATTTTCCTCCATTGTTCTCAAAACACTTTATGGATCGTCAACAAAGTTCATCTACATAAAACACGTGAAAAATGCCCAATTTAGCTATATACTAACgttaatcagataatcaatatCAGTAAAGGGATCtctttaaatttgaataaaaataTGATAGACACAATATATCCAAGCCAATTCTTTTATAGATAGCTTCTCGAGGTGAAGCAGTTTTTCCCATTTACAATACCACCAATGACAGCTCAAATATTgccaaaatttcaagaggagtcGAAAATAATGTACTTCTTTGATGCAAAATGGAATCCCTTCTCATAACATTTGGATAGGTGTCTTGAACCTTCAATACACTACTTGAAATTTGAACAAAGTCCAGTGGTAAATCATCTTTTGTTCCTTATGTTAAACACTACTACTATATTGAAGTGGACATTTTAATACTTCAAGTTACCCTGATTAAACGAATCAAAGAGCAGAACTAATCAAACATAATAGTCTAagtattcatatatatatatatatacacacataaatCAACAGCCACAAGAAgaatcaaaaaggaaaaatgaggaAGAGCAACCGAGAATAAgaatgataaaaggaaaattagaaaatagaaACTCAATAGTAATGATTCTGAAAAAGTTACCAATTGCAACCAAACACGAAGGTACCGCAAACCATTACTGTAACGGCGGGCGTTCGTCCCTAAATCTAAGGTCTCTCTCAGACTCAGAGCCCTAATTTTCGTCAGACACCAGTTTGGAAATTAGAAATTTGGGGAGATCGGCCAGGGCTTCCCTTAGATTTTGCATTATTCAGTAAGGAAAAGGCCCAAAAAGGTAACTCTTTTTGCAGGAAACCACCAACCAAAATTTACATATAGAAAAATTTCAGAGTATAACCTGTTCATCGACGACATCGATATCTGCGAGCTTGTGGCCGGATTTCTTACCGGAATTGCCTAATTCTTTTGCTAAAAAATAATTTCTGGAGAATCCGAACTCATCCTCTTCGATGTCATGTTGTTCCATTTTCTGGTTTTGATGAACCTAAACCTGATGATGAGAGGGAAGGAGTAGGGGCGACGGGACGGCAGTGGTAGGGGGCAGAGGAGAGGAGAGTGGCCGAGAGAGACGGAGGGCATAAATTGGTAAGAAAATTTTGCGGGGAAAGCAAAATCTTGGCCAAGAGTTTTGAGAGATAGTTtgccagagagagagagagagagtttgtgAGAGAGataagaagaagcaaaatttcACAAGGAGGCAAAAtgaagttttgagatttcactaaGTGTTTTGGCAAGAATCTTTCGCCAAAATTAAACCATGccgttttgtgtttttttttttttgatgtatCTCACATTTTCACAAGTGTTATGATAGAGAGTCTAAAgatacattattatttttatatcagataaaacaaaaaaaaattagagcaTATATTATTAAGTTGATAACAAGTGTCATGATAGAAATGCTATAATGACAGAAACCAGTAAGTGTCCTTATAGACATGTCAGAAAatgccatttttgttgtagtgaacggcattcaggatttattaacaattttccttaagtgggaggtatttataagtttagggatttaagtgtcccattttgaagtttagggactgaaatgggtaatcgtccaaagtttggggggacaaagtggcaTTAACCCTTAAAATAATTATATGTGATACAATAGTAGTGTCTCGCAAACAATCTTCGATCATATATTGTTTAACAACATCccatttcaatttttatttactgAAGATATTGTTTGGATTATGAATGGAAAGAAAAGTATCACGTCTTAGTTATGATTTTACATATAATTTAACAAAGTCTAATTTACAAACATATTTTAACACCTTACCCTctttttgattttgtggttttATATATTTAGCTATTTATTCTCATAAACTCTACAAGATAATAGTAGTTCAAAATGAatcaaatatttttcattttgctCTTTTTTAGCGGAATGATTTACAACtccaaaatataaaaagaaatttttttgaataatagtaaaaattaacaaaatatttaatatttaaaagtCTTACCTAAAAACGAAAGTAGGACATAGGTGATAAGGTGGTACAGAGATTGTATTAagataaattatattaataactAACATGGAAAAATTAAgtatattttagaaaattttaatatGTTCATTAACCttggtttccttttcttttgtttctgcCCACTATTGGATAGAAAGCAAGCGACAAAATATAACTGGATCTTATCTCCTCATTTCTGcgcctatttttttttcttttccttctaaaCAATCAATCTAAGTATCAAAaactttatttcttttctttacttttgttTCCCTTCTATTCCTTCAAAACAAACGGTCCATTTACCTAGCAACCAGTTGAAACGGTGACCAATCCGTTTGCTAGGTTCCTTGAAGTGTCAGATTTTATAACAATATAGGACCTGTTTTTGGCAAACaaaatttttgccaaattttttaacaactttaactaaaataactttaaaaaactCCTCAAAGTTTTTAagttatacacttcaaaatgcCCAAAAATTTAcatacttcaaaaatttttcttacaacttttatagtaagttacagtaaaattttagacaaatacctaaaaaactcatttgccaaACGGACCATAGTGTAGTGTTAAATAGAATTGGCCCGAAGAACCGTATGTCACGATAATCTTCCGCTCTGCATGTGGGAGTTCTCTTTTATCTCTCTTGGGAATTGTGTACTTCTCTCTTTCACGAGGGTTTCAAAAACTTTCAAActttcaaacactcaaaaacATCCATCCATGCATTTAGTGCCAAGATCCATTAGAATTAATCACAAACGGTCCAACATATTAGCATTTATGGAGCAAGGAGGAATATAAGCTAAGCTTTCTTCTCAGCTTTCGTAGTACTGTTTTATccaaaaaaggagagagagggagagcgtgagaaagaaaaatcaaaaggaacAAGAGGGATACAAAGATCAAGAGTGCAAAAGAATGAGAAACGGTTGACTGGCTGGCCAATTCTAAGAGAAGATCCGGTCTTGAGGTTTTAACCAAAGAAGTGGGAAACCTTAGAGCTCACTAAGGAACTCATCTGCTCAATCATATGCCGTTGACAGGTATTCTCGAAGCTCAGATCCTTGATTCCTTCCTTGCCAATTATTAAGTAGCCTTTACTTCCTTTGTGTCTTTTCTTAGTGTGTATAGCTATGGTTCCGTGTTTCTTCTTGTACTGTGCCTTCCCCTTCTTCAAACTTCCAGCTACTTAATTCTGGTAGGGAAAGAAGTGCGTGGAATACCTTTAGAATTTGTTTAACAATGGAGAAAGAACTATCAGAAATAATGCAAAAACTGGCTCTCTCGAGCAAAGAAATAGGGGATGCAAACCTGGATTTGGGAGATGTTAACCTAGGACTCAGAGAGTGCCAAACTAGTCTTGTGGGAAGAGTTATGGGGGAAAAATTGTCAATTTTGTGGGGGGGGGGAAACTTTGTGACTGCTGCCTGAAGCTCCCCCAAAGAATGAAAGTCTTGGAATTAGGACCAAACCTATTCCAATTCATTCTGGCCAAGGAGGAGGACAGGAAACATATCCTAAAGGGCAGGCCCTAGATCCTAGATAATCAAATGCTGGTGTTAAGTAGTTGGTTTGAAGGGATAGAGGAGGAAACCTTAGCATTTCATATAGCTCCATCATGGATACAATTGTGAAATCTTCCTGTccattggatcttaaggaagtTATAGTCCCGCAAACTAGAGGGAAAGATGGCAAGCACATAAAAATCTTGGTGATGGCAGATATTTCACAACCACTGATGAGAGGTAGGATGGTCAAATTGAATGGAACTACTAAATGGATAAGTTTCAAATATGAAAGTTGTCTAGATTTCTATTACAATTGTGGAAGAATAGGACATAGTAAGAGAAGCTGCAAGATTGAAGTGACAATGGAACGAGGTCAGTTAGAAAATCA
This window contains:
- the LOC113702202 gene encoding uncharacterized protein isoform X2; its protein translation is MATQRLLLKKPILRASSAAASAFASTSAHPTSSDTFLSEKILWGLKQQGKKPSSFNPSLFHELNPLIFTEVLHKCRENLQVGQRFIDLVSLNCPNFKHSSTSLSSAIHVLVRSRRASDAQALVLRMIRKSGVSRIEIVDSLVSSYEDFGSDLRVFDLLIRTYVQARKLREAVEAFHVLKSRGFCVSINACNSLLGGLVKIEWIDWAWEVYHEIVRSGIQVNVYTLNIMVNVMCKQGKIDAVKGFLSEMEEKGIFSDSVTYNTLINAYSHEGKFEEAFGLMNLMSAKGFKPCLLTYNCIVNGLCKNGKYGKATQVLDEMVKIGLSPDTATYNPLLAECCRSGNLSEAESVFSEMLHRGVIPDLVSYSSLIALFSRVGLLDRALGYYKDMKSNGLIPDKVIYTILIGGFCKNGSMLEAMRIRDEMLEKGCLMDVVTYNTILNALCNKKMLSEADQLLNEMFERGVFPDYYTYTTLINGYCKDGNMNKALTLFRSMLQRNLKPDIVTYNTLIDGFCKAGEIEEAILLRDEMITKNILPNLITYSILINGFCSRGFISDALRLWDKMVDTCIQPSLVTCNSLIKGYCRHGETEKACQFLGDWNLTELYLRWRSCNCFACFILQVLRSKFEIQGRISRLLSGGCGDKKAGTLVERRREDDGGNSGAVDRNEGLL
- the LOC113702202 gene encoding uncharacterized protein isoform X3 gives rise to the protein MATQRLLLKKPILRASSAAASAFASTSAHPTSSDTFLSEKILWGLKQQGKKPSSFNPSLFHELNPLIFTEVLHKCRENLQVGQRFIDLVSLNCPNFKHSSTSLSSAIHVLVRSRRASDAQALVLRMIRKSGVSRIEIVDSLVSSYEDFGSDLRVFDLLIRTYVQARKLREAVEAFHVLKSRGFCVSINACNSLLGGLVKIEWIDWAWEVYHEIVRSGIQVNVYTLNIMVNVMCKQGKIDAVKGFLSEMEEKGIFSDSVTYNTLINAYSHEGKFEEAFGLMNLMSAKGFKPCLLTYNCIVNGLCKNGKYGKATQVLDEMVKIGLSPDTATYNPLLAECCRSGNLSEAESVFSEMLHRGVIPDLVSYSSLIALFSRVGLLDRALGYYKDMKSNGLIPDKVIYTILIGGFCKNGSMLEAMRIRDEMLEKGCLMDVVTYNTILNALCNKKMLSEADQLLNEMFERGVFPDYYTYTTLINGYCKDGNMNKALTLFRSMLQRNLKPDIVTYNTLIDGFCKAGEIEEAILLRDEMITKNILPNLITYSILINGFCSRGFISDALRLWDKMVDTCIQPSLVTCNSLIKGYCRHGETEKACQFLGDWNLTELYLRWRSCNCFACFILQVLRSKFEIQGRIRLLSGGCGDKKAGTLVERRREDDGGNSGAVDRNEGLL
- the LOC113702202 gene encoding uncharacterized protein isoform X4, translated to MATQRLLLKKPILRASSAAASAFASTSAHPTSSDTFLSEKILWGLKQQGKKPSSFNPSLFHELNPLIFTEVLHKCRENLQVGQRFIDLVSLNCPNFKHSSTSLSSAIHVLVRSRRASDAQALVLRMIRKSGVSRIEIVDSLVSSYEDFGSDLRVFDLLIRTYVQARKLREAVEAFHVLKSRGFCVSINACNSLLGGLVKIEWIDWAWEVYHEIVRSGIQVNVYTLNIMVNVMCKQGKIDAVKGFLSEMEEKGIFSDSVTYNTLINAYSHEGKFEEAFGLMNLMSAKGFKPCLLTYNCIVNGLCKNGKYGKATQVLDEMVKIGLSPDTATYNPLLAECCRSGNLSEAESVFSEMLHRGVIPDLVSYSSLIALFSRVGLLDRALGYYKDMKSNGLIPDKVIYTILIGGFCKNGSMLEAMRIRDEMLEKGCLMDVVTYNTILNALCNKKMLSEADQLLNEMFERGVFPDYYTYTTLINGYCKDGNMNKALTLFRSMLQRNLKPDIVTYNTLIDGFCKAGEIEEAILLRDEMITKNILPNLITYSILINGFCSRGFISDALRLWDKMVDTCIQPSLVTCNSLIKGYCRHGETEKACQFLGDWNLTELYLRWRSCNCFACFILQVLRSKFEIQGRISKRRTGEARRLMVGDFATFQQIAEWWLW
- the LOC113702202 gene encoding uncharacterized protein isoform X5 → MATQRLLLKKPILRASSAAASAFASTSAHPTSSDTFLSEKILWGLKQQGKKPSSFNPSLFHELNPLIFTEVLHKCRENLQVGQRFIDLVSLNCPNFKHSSTSLSSAIHVLVRSRRASDAQALVLRMIRKSGVSRIEIVDSLVSSYEDFGSDLRVFDLLIRTYVQARKLREAVEAFHVLKSRGFCVSINACNSLLGGLVKIEWIDWAWEVYHEIVRSGIQVNVYTLNIMVNVMCKQGKIDAVKGFLSEMEEKGIFSDSVTYNTLINAYSHEGKFEEAFGLMNLMSAKGFKPCLLTYNCIVNGLCKNGKYGKATQVLDEMVKIGLSPDTATYNPLLAECCRSGNLSEAESVFSEMLHRGVIPDLVSYSSLIALFSRVGLLDRALGYYKDMKSNGLIPDKVIYTILIGGFCKNGSMLEAMRIRDEMLEKGCLMDVVTYNTILNALCNKKMLSEADQLLNEMFERGVFPDYYTYTTLINGYCKDGNMNKALTLFRSMLQRNLKPDIVTYNTLIDGFCKAGEIEEAILLRDEMITKNILPNLITYSILINGFCSRGFISDALRLWDKMVDTCIQPSLVTCNSLIKGYCRHGETEKACQFLGDWNLTELYLRWRSCNCFACFILQVLRSKFEIQGRISLNRAHGVLSFHLLG